The proteins below come from a single Micromonospora citrea genomic window:
- a CDS encoding TetR family transcriptional regulator, translating to MTVEAPDDTRTRILRAALDLFAEHGYQRTPLRQIGERLRLTKAAVLYHFPTKEHLLTALIEPLVSDLEAMLDAAEAGPPERARATVLEGWVDTMLAHRRPLGMLFHDIALITRGDTYHRLMRIAMRANDLIAGPGAGRRERVRAVQAVATCSDPVVFFTDVPDEVLRADMLDGVHRLLDGAPPEDLPPRGAGPGAGGDAASGRRRPGRPRAMGPEQIEAARRMHAEGRHSADEIAAALGVSRATVYRHLDPASTQ from the coding sequence ATGACCGTCGAGGCACCCGACGACACGCGGACCCGGATCCTGCGCGCCGCGTTGGACCTGTTCGCCGAGCACGGCTACCAACGCACCCCGCTGCGGCAGATCGGCGAGCGGCTGCGCCTGACCAAGGCCGCGGTCCTCTACCACTTTCCCACCAAGGAGCACCTGCTCACCGCCCTGATCGAGCCGCTGGTGTCCGACCTGGAGGCGATGCTGGACGCCGCCGAGGCGGGGCCGCCCGAGCGGGCGCGCGCCACGGTGCTGGAGGGCTGGGTGGACACGATGCTGGCCCATCGTCGCCCGCTCGGCATGCTCTTCCACGACATCGCGCTCATCACGCGCGGCGACACCTACCACCGCCTGATGCGGATCGCCATGCGAGCCAACGATCTCATCGCCGGGCCGGGCGCCGGGCGGCGGGAACGGGTGCGGGCGGTGCAGGCGGTCGCCACGTGCAGCGACCCGGTCGTCTTCTTCACCGACGTGCCCGACGAGGTGCTGCGCGCGGACATGCTGGACGGCGTGCACCGCCTGCTGGACGGCGCCCCGCCGGAGGACCTCCCGCCCCGGGGTGCCGGGCCGGGCGCGGGCGGCGACGCCGCGAGCGGGCGACGGCGACCGGGGCGACCGCGGGCGATGGGCCCGGAGCAAATCGAGGCGGCCCGGCGGATGCACGCCGAGGGCCGCCACTCGGCCGACGAGATCGCCGCCGCGCTGGGGGTCTCGCGGGCCACCGTCTACCGTCACCTCGACCCCGCGTCGACGCAATAA